A genomic region of Haemorhous mexicanus isolate bHaeMex1 chromosome 14, bHaeMex1.pri, whole genome shotgun sequence contains the following coding sequences:
- the SOWAHD gene encoding ankyrin repeat domain-containing protein SOWAHD — MARQEREKGEAEQKVAGISRRFSFLDAAQPRAGGPARGSHLWPATLGSRERFHTLQKMDTNKSINWGRHSLGSWGRTSGRFSVSPSSTRRKELKEILLQSNSPGSTMRFAAAQKTSSSSGLPAGLHQEQKPEQSPDLLPLVLDPLEHAWLLTVAEGDADSIIKLLDLDPSLLTRRDFVTGFTALHWLAKHGHHESFIQVISHAQKKGYPVNMNIPTASGGLTPLHLAALQGHEVLIKVLVGAYGADTTCRDHNGRKAWQYLPADTSRDLKELAGALEEDLVQLHSHNTNNNCKSSREAGAGQDCVDSGAEGKAQHSWGLSTLRGFVRQAFAFFHER; from the coding sequence ATGGCCCGGCAGGAGCGGGAGAAGGGCGAGGCGGAGCAGAAGGTAGCTGGCATCTCCCGCAGGTTCTCCTTCCTGGATGCCGCCCAGCCCCGAGCgggcggcccggcccgcggctCCCATCTCTGGCCAGCCAcgctggggagcagggagcgtTTCCATACGCTGCAGAAGATGGACACCAACAAAAGCATCAactggggcaggcacagcctggggagctggggcaggactTCAGGCAGGTTCTCCGTTAGCCCCAGTAGTACCcggaggaaggagctgaaggaaatcctcctgcagagcaacagccctggcagcaccatGCGGTTTGCCGCTGCTCAGAAGACATCCAGCAGCAGCGGtcttcctgcagggctgcaccaAGAGCAGAagcctgagcagagccctgatCTGCTGCCCCTTGTCCTCGATCCCCTGGAGCACGCATGGCTGCTGACGGTGGCCGAGGGTGATGCGGACAGCATCATCAAGCTTCTGGACCTGGATCCCAGCCTGCTGACCAGGAGAGACTTTGTGACAGGCTTCACCGCTCTCCACTGGCTTGCCAAGCATGGCCACCATGAGAGCTTCATCCAGGTCATCTCCCATGCCCAGAAAAAAGGCTACCCTGTCAACATGAACATCCCCACAGCCAGCGGCGGGCTCACCCCTTTGCACCTGGCTGCCTTGCAGGGACACGAGGTGCTCATCAAGGTGCTGGTGGGAGCTTACGGGGCAGACACCACCTGCAGGGACCACAACGGGCGCAAGGCTTGGCAGTACCTGCCAGCAGACACCTCCAGGGACCtgaaggagctggcaggggcCTTGGAGGAGGACTTGGTCCAGCTGCACTCTCACAACACCAACAACAACTGTAAGTCATCCAgagaggctggggcagggcaggactgtGTGGACTCCGGGGCCGAGGGAAAAGCCCAGCATTCCTGGGGCCTGTCGACCCTGCGAGGCTTTGTTAGACAGGCCTTTGCTTTCTTCCATGAGCGCTGA